One stretch of Chloroflexota bacterium DNA includes these proteins:
- a CDS encoding DNA-directed RNA polymerase subunit alpha, with protein sequence MKIETQAGSQKYGRFSIGPLPGGYGVTLGNALRRVLLSSLPGAAVTSIRVSGVFHEFSDIPHCKEDMITLILNAKQLRFIMPQGETARLHVEVKGEGVITGADLVCPAHVEIVNPDQHLLTADSPEADLDIEMVVQTGYGYSPAEERGELPIGEIPVDAVFSPVRKANFRVERERVGQMTDFNRLIMEVWTDGTIRPSEALRQSAQILVKHFALIAGVSDVEVMEAEVPTEISVPDWVRSAPIEDLELTVRAYNCLKRAGITKVGEVLARLEKGEDEILSIRNFGRKSLDELLEKLRAKGFLQE encoded by the coding sequence ATGAAAATAGAAACCCAGGCAGGCTCCCAGAAGTACGGTCGGTTCAGCATCGGCCCCTTGCCGGGCGGCTACGGGGTAACGTTGGGGAACGCGCTGCGGCGAGTGCTCCTGTCCTCGCTGCCGGGCGCCGCGGTAACGTCCATTCGGGTGAGCGGGGTGTTCCACGAGTTCTCGGACATCCCCCACTGCAAAGAAGACATGATCACGCTGATCCTCAACGCCAAGCAGTTGCGGTTCATCATGCCGCAGGGCGAGACCGCGCGGCTGCATGTGGAAGTCAAAGGCGAGGGCGTGATCACAGGAGCCGACCTGGTGTGCCCGGCGCACGTGGAGATCGTCAACCCCGATCAGCACCTGCTGACCGCCGACTCGCCCGAGGCAGACCTGGACATTGAGATGGTGGTGCAGACCGGATACGGCTACTCGCCGGCGGAGGAGCGCGGCGAATTGCCCATCGGCGAGATTCCGGTGGATGCGGTGTTCAGCCCGGTGCGCAAGGCGAACTTCCGCGTGGAGCGCGAGCGCGTGGGCCAGATGACCGACTTCAACCGCCTGATTATGGAAGTGTGGACCGACGGCACCATCCGGCCGAGCGAGGCGCTACGTCAGAGCGCGCAGATTCTGGTGAAGCATTTCGCCCTCATCGCCGGCGTGAGCGATGTGGAGGTGATGGAGGCCGAGGTGCCCACCGAGATCAGCGTTCCCGATTGGGTTCGCTCTGCGCCCATTGAGGACCTGGAACTGACCGTCCGCGCCTACAATTGCCTGAAGCGCGCGGGCATCACGAAAGTGGGCGAGGTCCTCGCGCGCCTGGAGAAGGGCGAAGACGAGATTCTGAGCATCCGCAATTTCGGCCGCAAGTCGCTGGACGAGTTGCTGGAGAAGTTGCGGGCCAAGGGGTTCCTGCAGGAGTAG
- the rplM gene encoding 50S ribosomal protein L13 gives MKTYVVKEGEIKREWYVVDAEGKTLGRLASQIARILMGKHKPYYTPHLDTGDFVVVVNADKIRVTGRKLDQKMYYRYSGYPSGLKSVTLRRQLETHPDRVIWAAVRNMLPKNKLGRVMLKKLKVYASPDHPHAAQQPKPLDL, from the coding sequence GTGAAGACATACGTAGTCAAAGAAGGCGAAATCAAGCGAGAGTGGTACGTGGTGGACGCGGAAGGGAAGACGCTGGGGCGTCTGGCTTCCCAAATCGCCCGCATTCTGATGGGCAAGCACAAGCCGTACTACACCCCGCATTTGGATACCGGCGATTTTGTGGTCGTGGTCAATGCGGACAAGATTCGCGTTACCGGCCGCAAGTTGGACCAGAAGATGTACTACCGCTATTCGGGCTATCCCAGCGGGCTGAAGAGCGTAACGCTTCGCAGGCAGTTGGAGACTCATCCTGACCGTGTCATCTGGGCGGCGGTGCGCAACATGCTGCCCAAGAACAAGTTGGGGCGAGTGATGCTGAAGAAACTGAAAGTGTACGCTTCGCCCGATCATCCACACGCGGCGCAGCAGCCGAAACCGTTAGATTTGTAG
- the rpsI gene encoding 30S ribosomal protein S9: MSVQYYEAVGRRKEASARVRLFAGSGKIVVNNRPVEEYFPREGDMIQLLEPLRVTESEGKWDITVLVKGGGVSGQLDAVRHGIARALLKVDPEMRLPLRKAGLLTRDPRAKERKKPGLKRARKAPQYTKR; encoded by the coding sequence ATGTCAGTTCAGTACTATGAGGCAGTGGGTCGGCGCAAAGAGGCCAGCGCAAGGGTGCGTCTCTTCGCCGGTTCGGGCAAGATTGTGGTGAACAACCGCCCGGTGGAGGAATACTTCCCCCGCGAGGGCGACATGATCCAGTTGCTGGAGCCTCTGCGGGTTACGGAGAGCGAAGGCAAGTGGGACATCACGGTTCTGGTGAAGGGCGGGGGCGTTTCCGGCCAGTTGGATGCGGTGCGCCATGGCATCGCGCGCGCCCTGCTGAAGGTGGACCCGGAGATGCGCCTTCCACTTCGCAAGGCGGGGTTGCTTACCCGCGACCCGCGCGCCAAAGAGCGCAAGAAGCCCGGCCTCAAGCGCGCACGCAAGGCGCCGCAGTACACCAAGCGTTAG
- a CDS encoding decaprenyl-phosphate phosphoribosyltransferase — MLRLLIKSMRPKQWTKNVFVWAALVFDRKLFQTEYLLLTLAGFIIFCLLSSAVYLINDLVDIERDRLHPVKRNRPLASGQLPKSAAVIAAALIVAIFVPAAFALNAAFGVISLAYLLLMIAYSFYLKNHVILDVMTIAAGFVLRVAGGVVLVNVERFSPWLYICMTLLALFLGFSKRRHELALLAEDANNHRAILDQYSLRFLDEMINVVASSTVIAYSLYTFFAPNVPANHTMMLTIPFVLYGIFRYLYLIHIKQQGGSPEELLLKDKPFFLNVLLFGIAVIIIMYFTH, encoded by the coding sequence GTGCTGCGCCTGCTCATCAAAAGCATGCGGCCCAAGCAGTGGACGAAAAACGTCTTCGTGTGGGCCGCCCTGGTCTTTGACCGCAAACTGTTCCAAACCGAGTACCTGCTCCTAACGCTGGCGGGGTTCATCATCTTCTGCCTACTGTCCAGCGCCGTCTACCTCATCAACGACCTGGTGGACATTGAGCGGGACCGGCTGCATCCGGTGAAGCGCAACCGCCCGCTGGCCTCTGGCCAGTTGCCCAAGAGCGCCGCCGTCATCGCTGCCGCCCTCATCGTGGCCATCTTCGTGCCGGCGGCTTTTGCCCTGAACGCCGCGTTCGGGGTCATCAGCCTGGCCTATCTCCTGCTCATGATCGCCTACTCGTTCTACCTCAAGAACCACGTCATTCTGGACGTGATGACCATCGCCGCGGGGTTCGTGCTGCGTGTAGCGGGGGGCGTCGTGCTGGTGAACGTGGAGCGCTTCTCGCCGTGGCTGTACATCTGCATGACGTTGCTCGCCCTGTTCCTGGGCTTCAGCAAGCGGCGGCATGAACTGGCGCTGCTGGCGGAAGATGCCAACAACCACCGCGCCATCCTGGACCAGTACAGCCTGCGGTTCCTGGACGAGATGATCAACGTCGTGGCGTCCAGCACGGTCATCGCCTACTCGCTGTACACGTTCTTCGCGCCCAACGTGCCCGCCAACCACACCATGATGCTCACCATCCCGTTTGTCCTCTACGGCATCTTTCGCTACCTGTACCTGATCCACATCAAGCAGCAGGGCGGCAGCCCCGAAGAACTGCTCCTGAAAGACAAGCCCTTCTTCCTCAACGTGCTCCTCTTTGGGATAGCCGTTATCATCATCATGTACTTCACCCACTAG
- a CDS encoding TlyA family RNA methyltransferase: MPGLPPRDDGRVLDVSRRCGYPASVSKDKVRLDVLLVERGLAETREKARRLTLAGQVEVDGRTADKPGMAVPRDADVRVREGLPFVSRGGLKLAAALDAFGVAVGGAVAADFGASTGGFTDCLLQRGARRVYALDVGYGQLAWPLRDDPRVVVMDRVNVRYLEALPEAVDIVTIDVSFISLGLVLPAALRVLKPESGQVVALVKPQFEAGRNKVGKGGVVKDPAVHREVLERVRDTARALGFRVRGLIRSPVTGPAGNVEFLMHLALAGEEPNWDSILEAALAAASPNS, encoded by the coding sequence ATGCCTGGCCTGCCGCCCCGCGACGACGGGCGCGTTCTTGACGTTTCGCGCAGGTGCGGGTATCCTGCATCCGTGAGCAAGGACAAGGTTCGCCTGGACGTGCTTCTGGTAGAGCGGGGGCTGGCCGAGACGCGGGAAAAGGCGCGGCGGCTGACGCTGGCCGGGCAGGTGGAGGTGGACGGGCGCACCGCGGACAAGCCGGGGATGGCCGTGCCCCGCGACGCCGACGTGCGCGTGCGCGAGGGGCTGCCCTTCGTCAGTCGCGGCGGCCTGAAATTGGCGGCGGCGCTGGATGCCTTTGGCGTCGCCGTGGGGGGAGCGGTGGCCGCCGACTTTGGCGCGTCCACGGGCGGGTTCACCGACTGCCTGCTCCAGCGCGGCGCCAGGCGTGTGTACGCTCTGGACGTGGGGTACGGGCAACTGGCCTGGCCCCTGCGCGATGACCCCCGCGTGGTCGTCATGGATCGGGTGAACGTGCGCTATCTGGAAGCGTTGCCCGAAGCCGTGGACATCGTTACGATAGACGTGTCTTTCATCTCTCTGGGCCTGGTGCTGCCCGCCGCGCTGCGCGTGCTCAAGCCCGAGTCGGGCCAGGTGGTGGCGCTGGTGAAGCCCCAGTTTGAAGCGGGCAGGAACAAGGTGGGCAAGGGGGGCGTTGTCAAGGATCCCGCCGTTCACCGCGAGGTGCTGGAACGGGTGCGGGACACCGCCCGCGCGCTCGGGTTTCGGGTGCGCGGGCTGATTCGCTCGCCCGTCACCGGCCCCGCGGGCAACGTGGAGTTTCTGATGCACCTGGCGCTGGCCGGCGAGGAGCCGAACTGGGATTCCATCCTGGAAGCGGCATTGGCGGCAGCCTCGCCGAACTCATAG
- a CDS encoding glycosyltransferase family 39 protein has product MRRNVLGPRVGLVLVVAVALALRLYGLNWDGGQWIHPDERMILMVVSNRLSVPTPEQLPLLLTPESPLNPAFHAYGSFPLYLLKALQLMAGGRLPLHILARALSVAFDCGTVLLVYALAASLAGAWWGVLAAFLLAVSPIHVQLAHYYTVDTVLAFWTALGAYFALRLAATGRRRWALAVGAVSGLAAATKLIGAAVILLAFLALAARVAGGGRWSRKGLVQAVGPMAAAAGVALAVFALADPYAIVDARAFWGEAANQALMARGDPRFPYTLQFYYTVVYLYPLWQNLTRGWGVGAGLLAWGGLIWRGARAVLRVRRPDGWAVLAAWALAFFVVVGGWHAKFPRYLLPMMPLLCVLAAGMLADAWRRFGACGQRVGIALGVLILVATTCLYAVGLDGIFGQEHPWVRMSRWMYERIPKGAAVATEYWDMALPLPLVVEGQPRDRGNYRLTELSLYDADTPEKWEGLAKALAATDYYVVASQRVYGPVGLLRELYPITSRFYTLLFQERLGFRLAHWEGTDMRVLGVRVVENPFARAGLPVPEAVLRTWQDGRALLLPGADESWTVYDRPLVMVFRNEGRLSAQDIEAALQSAGP; this is encoded by the coding sequence GTGCGGCGTAACGTCCTCGGCCCGCGCGTCGGCCTGGTCCTCGTCGTGGCGGTCGCCCTGGCGCTGCGCCTCTACGGGCTGAACTGGGATGGCGGACAGTGGATTCACCCCGACGAGCGCATGATCCTGATGGTGGTGAGCAATCGACTGTCGGTCCCGACGCCCGAGCAACTGCCGCTTCTCCTGACGCCCGAAAGCCCGCTGAATCCGGCGTTCCACGCCTACGGTTCGTTCCCGCTGTACCTGCTCAAGGCCCTGCAATTGATGGCGGGCGGCCGGCTGCCTCTGCACATTCTGGCGCGGGCGCTGTCGGTGGCCTTTGACTGCGGGACGGTGCTGCTCGTCTATGCGCTGGCGGCGTCCCTGGCCGGGGCATGGTGGGGCGTGCTGGCAGCGTTTTTGCTCGCCGTGTCGCCCATCCACGTTCAGTTGGCGCACTACTATACCGTGGACACGGTGCTTGCGTTCTGGACGGCGCTGGGGGCGTATTTCGCCTTGCGGTTGGCCGCGACGGGCAGGCGGCGATGGGCGCTGGCAGTGGGCGCGGTCTCGGGGTTGGCCGCCGCGACGAAACTCATCGGAGCCGCGGTCATCTTGTTGGCGTTCCTGGCGCTTGCCGCGCGAGTGGCGGGGGGCGGGCGGTGGAGCCGCAAGGGCCTTGTGCAGGCGGTCGGGCCGATGGCGGCGGCTGCGGGCGTGGCTTTGGCGGTCTTCGCCCTCGCCGACCCTTACGCGATTGTGGATGCACGGGCCTTTTGGGGCGAGGCGGCCAACCAAGCCCTGATGGCGCGGGGCGATCCCCGCTTCCCGTACACACTCCAATTCTACTATACGGTCGTGTACCTTTACCCGTTGTGGCAGAATCTGACGCGGGGCTGGGGCGTCGGAGCAGGGCTTCTGGCGTGGGGCGGCCTGATTTGGAGAGGCGCGCGGGCGGTGCTTCGGGTTCGCCGTCCCGACGGTTGGGCGGTGCTGGCGGCGTGGGCGCTCGCGTTCTTCGTCGTGGTGGGCGGGTGGCATGCCAAGTTTCCGCGCTATCTTCTGCCGATGATGCCGCTGCTGTGCGTGTTGGCGGCGGGGATGTTGGCGGATGCCTGGCGGCGCTTCGGGGCGTGTGGTCAGCGAGTGGGAATCGCGCTGGGGGTCTTGATTCTCGTCGCCACCACGTGCCTGTACGCGGTCGGCCTGGACGGCATCTTCGGCCAGGAGCACCCGTGGGTGCGGATGTCGCGGTGGATGTACGAGCGCATCCCGAAAGGCGCTGCGGTGGCCACCGAGTACTGGGACATGGCCCTGCCGCTGCCCCTTGTGGTGGAGGGCCAGCCGCGCGACCGGGGCAACTACCGCCTGACCGAGTTGAGCCTGTACGATGCGGACACGCCGGAGAAATGGGAGGGTTTGGCGAAGGCGCTTGCGGCCACGGACTACTATGTTGTGGCGTCGCAGCGGGTGTATGGGCCGGTGGGCCTGCTGCGCGAACTGTATCCCATCACGTCGCGCTTCTATACGCTCCTGTTCCAGGAGCGGTTGGGTTTTCGCCTGGCTCACTGGGAGGGCACGGACATGCGGGTTCTGGGCGTGCGCGTTGTGGAGAACCCCTTCGCGCGGGCGGGGCTGCCCGTGCCCGAAGCCGTCCTGCGTACCTGGCAGGACGGGCGCGCGTTGCTACTGCCGGGGGCCGACGAGTCGTGGACGGTGTACGATCGCCCGCTGGTGATGGTATTCCGCAACGAGGGCCGGCTCAGCGCGCAGGACATTGAGGCGGCGCTGCAGTCGGCGGGGCCATAG
- a CDS encoding MFS transporter, protein MAKVNSRDRYSRMFFLAMLAQFVFFASIHLLMWTLPLYISLKFPSATEVGLIIGLMAVSAVLLRPWAGAWADRYGRKVLLVAGAVATGIAPLFYLAGGSLPLLAVGRLIQGAGICLFTTGYGALIPDITQPSRRGEAIGLASITMPLSLMIMPRVGAAVQEHYGFAVLFVASCVVAAMALSVSLVLPRGNYSGQSGVRPVSFRSVLGIRRLWAALAAVAALALAWGALLAFLPLFAESRGIAGGSYFFLGYGLAQVAASYSVGGLSDRYGRARLIVPGMLGVAVALVLVSRVSSLVPLLVLAPVIGLLFGAAKISLDAFCVDSVPVEGRGAVVSLEFAVFDAGIGLGSLGLGAVADALGYGNMFVAMSGLVLAGLLTFVFLHRRNGRAA, encoded by the coding sequence GTGGCCAAAGTCAACTCGCGAGACCGCTACTCCCGCATGTTCTTCCTGGCTATGCTCGCCCAGTTTGTGTTCTTCGCCAGCATCCACCTGCTCATGTGGACGTTGCCTCTGTACATATCCTTGAAGTTCCCGAGCGCGACGGAAGTGGGGCTGATCATCGGCCTGATGGCGGTTTCCGCGGTGCTGTTGCGGCCCTGGGCGGGGGCCTGGGCCGACCGCTACGGACGCAAGGTGCTCCTCGTCGCAGGGGCTGTGGCCACGGGCATCGCCCCGCTGTTCTACCTTGCGGGCGGGTCCCTTCCTCTGCTGGCGGTTGGGCGGCTCATTCAGGGCGCGGGGATATGTCTGTTCACCACCGGCTACGGTGCGTTGATCCCGGACATCACGCAGCCGTCCAGGCGCGGCGAGGCGATCGGGCTGGCGTCCATCACCATGCCGCTGTCGCTGATGATCATGCCGCGCGTGGGCGCTGCCGTGCAGGAGCACTACGGGTTTGCGGTGCTGTTCGTTGCTTCGTGTGTGGTGGCGGCAATGGCCCTTTCGGTGAGCCTGGTTCTGCCGCGCGGGAACTACAGCGGGCAGTCGGGGGTCAGGCCGGTCTCCTTTCGCTCCGTGCTGGGCATACGGCGGCTGTGGGCGGCGCTGGCGGCGGTGGCGGCGCTGGCGCTGGCCTGGGGCGCGCTGCTGGCCTTCTTGCCCCTCTTCGCCGAATCGCGCGGCATCGCGGGGGGCAGTTACTTCTTCCTGGGCTACGGCTTGGCGCAGGTTGCGGCGAGTTACTCGGTGGGCGGCCTGTCGGACCGCTACGGCCGGGCGCGCCTTATCGTGCCGGGGATGCTGGGCGTCGCGGTGGCGCTGGTGCTGGTGTCGCGGGTGAGCAGCCTGGTCCCATTGCTCGTGCTGGCACCTGTGATTGGGCTGCTGTTCGGCGCGGCGAAGATTTCCCTGGACGCCTTCTGCGTGGATTCGGTGCCTGTGGAGGGGCGCGGGGCGGTTGTAAGCCTGGAGTTCGCCGTGTTTGACGCGGGCATTGGTTTGGGTTCGCTTGGGCTTGGGGCCGTGGCCGATGCGTTGGGCTACGGCAACATGTTCGTGGCCATGTCGGGGCTGGTCCTCGCCGGGCTGCTGACGTTTGTATTTCTTCACAGGAGGAACGGGCGTGCGGCGTAA
- the rplQ gene encoding 50S ribosomal protein L17, whose protein sequence is MRHKVAGRKLGRSTGQRKALFRTLVTQFLDHGKIQTTEAKARAIRGQAERMITLAKRGDLHARRLAAAQLNDPKVVQKLFETIGPKYQDRAGGYTRMLKLGQRQGDGAPMVLLELVEE, encoded by the coding sequence ATGCGACACAAGGTAGCAGGCCGAAAACTGGGACGTTCCACCGGGCAGCGCAAGGCGCTGTTCCGGACGCTGGTAACACAGTTTCTGGATCACGGCAAGATACAAACGACCGAGGCGAAGGCCAGGGCCATTCGCGGCCAGGCCGAGCGCATGATTACGCTGGCGAAGCGCGGGGACTTGCACGCGCGCAGGCTGGCGGCTGCGCAGTTGAACGACCCCAAGGTGGTTCAGAAGTTGTTTGAGACCATCGGGCCGAAGTATCAGGATCGCGCGGGCGGGTACACCCGCATGCTGAAGTTGGGGCAGCGCCAGGGCGACGGCGCACCGATGGTGCTCCTGGAGTTGGTGGAAGAGTAG
- the truA gene encoding tRNA pseudouridine(38-40) synthase TruA: MNRAAAETAQSPGLAVEAEGQIYKAVVEYDGTQYFGFQIQPKAPTIQGELEAALAKVLGGPVRIVGGGRTDAGVHALGQVISFRATWKHSPEELGRAMNAHLPADIAVREVAAMPEGFHARFSAVARRYRYTLFVSPVRSPLRERYAWRLAEEPDWESLAQASALVVGEKDFGAFGEAPWGDSTVRCIRRARWSRCEDFLLWDVEANAFLRSMVRTLVSTMVWVGTGRMTLEALADLFRQPDRSRVAPPAPASGLCLMEVLYGRGACSISE, encoded by the coding sequence GTGAATCGCGCGGCAGCAGAAACGGCGCAATCGCCTGGTCTCGCCGTAGAGGCGGAAGGTCAGATTTACAAGGCCGTTGTGGAATACGACGGCACACAGTACTTTGGATTTCAAATACAGCCGAAAGCCCCGACCATCCAGGGCGAACTGGAGGCGGCGCTGGCGAAGGTGCTGGGCGGGCCTGTCCGTATCGTGGGCGGAGGACGCACAGACGCGGGCGTGCATGCCCTGGGGCAGGTCATCAGTTTCCGGGCCACATGGAAGCACTCGCCCGAGGAACTGGGCCGGGCCATGAACGCGCACCTGCCCGCCGACATCGCCGTGCGCGAGGTGGCGGCGATGCCCGAGGGGTTCCATGCCCGCTTCAGCGCTGTGGCGCGGCGCTACCGGTACACGCTGTTCGTGTCGCCGGTGCGGTCGCCGCTGCGGGAACGGTACGCATGGCGGTTGGCCGAAGAACCCGACTGGGAGAGCCTGGCGCAGGCCAGCGCGCTGGTGGTGGGCGAGAAGGACTTCGGGGCCTTCGGGGAAGCGCCGTGGGGCGACTCTACGGTGCGGTGCATCCGCCGGGCCCGCTGGAGCAGGTGCGAGGACTTCCTGCTGTGGGATGTGGAGGCCAACGCGTTCCTGCGAAGCATGGTGCGGACTCTGGTGAGCACCATGGTCTGGGTGGGCACGGGGCGCATGACGCTGGAGGCGCTGGCGGACTTGTTTCGCCAGCCGGATCGCAGCCGAGTCGCGCCGCCGGCTCCGGCATCCGGGCTGTGTCTGATGGAAGTGCTCTACGGACGTGGGGCATGCAGCATCTCTGAGTAA